A single genomic interval of Streptomyces showdoensis harbors:
- the folC gene encoding bifunctional tetrahydrofolate synthase/dihydrofolate synthase translates to MSEPSDRSDQFDDSEQFHDIVDAETDRDPDLAVIEAGSRTLRAMSGPPQGDPVPSRPLDPEVDKALRDVETELSTRWGETKLEPSVTRIAALMDVLGEPQRAYPSIHITGTNGKTSTARMIEALLGAFDLRTGRYTSPHVQTITERISLDGAPIEAERFVETYRDIKPYVELVDAREEYRLSFFEVLTGMAYAAFADAPVDVAVVEVGMGGTWDATNVIDGSVAVVTPIDLDHTDRLGDTTGAIAGEKSGIIKPDATVILAQQPVDAAQVLLKKAVEVDATVAREGMEFGIVSREVAVGGQLLTLRGLGGEYDNVFLPLYGAHQAHNAAVALAAVEAFFGIGSQHARTLDLDTVRRAFAQVASPGRLEVVRSSPTVILDAAHNPHGARATADGITESFGFSRLIGVVSTSGDKDARGLLEAFEPIFAEVVVTANSNPRATDVDALAAIAVEVFGEDRVVVEPRLDDALEAAITLAEEHEEFSGAGVLVTGSIFTVGDARLLLKRG, encoded by the coding sequence GTGAGTGAGCCGAGCGACCGCAGCGACCAGTTCGACGACAGCGAGCAGTTCCACGACATCGTCGATGCCGAGACCGACCGGGACCCGGACCTGGCGGTGATCGAGGCCGGCAGCCGCACCCTGCGCGCGATGTCCGGCCCGCCGCAGGGCGACCCCGTCCCCTCCCGCCCGCTCGACCCCGAGGTCGACAAGGCGCTGCGGGACGTGGAGACCGAGCTGTCGACCCGTTGGGGCGAGACCAAGCTGGAGCCCTCGGTCACCCGGATCGCGGCCCTGATGGACGTGCTCGGCGAGCCGCAGCGCGCCTACCCCTCCATCCACATCACCGGCACCAACGGCAAGACCTCGACCGCCCGCATGATCGAGGCCCTGCTCGGCGCCTTCGACCTGCGCACCGGGCGGTACACCTCGCCGCACGTGCAGACCATCACCGAGCGGATCAGCCTGGACGGCGCCCCGATCGAGGCCGAGCGCTTCGTCGAGACGTACCGCGACATCAAGCCGTACGTGGAGCTGGTGGACGCCCGCGAGGAGTACCGCCTCTCCTTCTTCGAGGTCCTCACCGGCATGGCGTACGCGGCCTTCGCCGACGCCCCGGTCGACGTGGCCGTCGTCGAGGTCGGCATGGGCGGCACCTGGGACGCCACCAACGTGATCGACGGCTCCGTCGCCGTCGTCACCCCCATCGACCTGGACCACACCGACCGGCTCGGCGACACCACGGGTGCCATCGCCGGCGAGAAGTCCGGGATCATCAAGCCGGACGCCACGGTCATCCTGGCCCAGCAGCCGGTGGACGCGGCCCAGGTGCTCCTGAAGAAGGCCGTCGAGGTCGACGCGACCGTGGCCCGCGAGGGCATGGAGTTCGGCATCGTCTCCCGCGAGGTGGCGGTCGGCGGCCAGCTGCTGACCCTGCGCGGCCTGGGCGGCGAGTACGACAACGTGTTCCTGCCGCTGTACGGCGCGCACCAGGCGCACAACGCGGCCGTGGCGCTCGCCGCCGTCGAGGCCTTCTTCGGCATCGGCTCCCAGCACGCCCGCACCCTGGACCTCGACACGGTCCGCCGGGCCTTCGCCCAGGTGGCCTCGCCGGGCCGCCTGGAGGTCGTGCGCTCCTCGCCGACGGTCATCCTGGACGCCGCGCACAACCCGCACGGCGCCCGGGCCACCGCCGACGGCATCACCGAGTCCTTCGGCTTCTCCCGGCTGATCGGCGTGGTCTCCACCAGCGGGGACAAGGACGCTCGCGGTCTCCTGGAGGCCTTCGAGCCGATCTTCGCGGAGGTCGTGGTCACGGCGAACTCCAACCCCCGGGCCACCGACGTCGACGCGCTCGCCGCGATCGCGGTGGAGGTCTTCGGCGAGGACCGCGTGGTCGTCGAGCCGCGGCTGGACGACGCCCTGGAGGCGGCGATCACGCTCGCCGAGGAGCACGAGGAGTTCTCCGGCGCGGGTGTCCTCGTGACCGGATCGATCTTCACGGTCGGCGACGCCCGGCTGCTGCTGAAGAGGGGCTGA
- a CDS encoding DUF4233 domain-containing protein codes for MRVLCSSTLIGEFFVIGFAGLVAMKDDSLEMSTVWTVCGIAMVLSVLLCGMITRPGGVQLGWVLQLGLVASGFFVPVMFFLGAVFAVLWWASVHYGRKIDEIKAGWAAREGSAGPDAA; via the coding sequence ATGCGCGTGCTCTGCTCCTCGACCCTGATCGGCGAGTTCTTCGTGATCGGTTTCGCCGGTCTGGTGGCCATGAAGGACGACTCCCTGGAGATGTCCACGGTCTGGACGGTCTGCGGGATCGCCATGGTCCTGTCGGTGCTGCTGTGCGGGATGATCACCCGTCCGGGCGGCGTGCAGCTCGGCTGGGTCCTCCAGCTGGGCCTGGTCGCCAGCGGTTTCTTCGTGCCGGTGATGTTCTTCCTCGGCGCGGTCTTCGCCGTGCTGTGGTGGGCGTCGGTGCACTACGGCCGGAAGATCGACGAGATCAAGGCGGGCTGGGCCGCCCGCGAAGGCTCCGCAGGGCCTGACGCTGCGTGA